From the genome of Bradyrhizobium sp. G127:
GCTCATTGCCCTCGTGTCCCTGTTGCTGATCGCACTGACCGCAATGGGCACCTTCGCCATCATCGAGATGCGCGCCATCAATGCCTCGGCCCAGGACATCAAGACGAGCTGGCTGCCAAGCATCCGCCTGGTCGGCGAATTGCGCACCCAGTCCGCCCGATACCGCGCGGTGCTGCGTGACTACCTGACGGAGCCGGACGAGAAGTTCATGGCCGACATCCAGCGCAATCTCGATGCCCGCGCCAAGGACTACGACACCGCGAACAAGGCTTATGCGCCGCTGATCTCCTCGCCCGAGGAAGCCGCGCTGTACAAGGAACTGTCGGCAACCTGGAAGACCTTCCGCGACGCCGCCGATGAGGTGGTCGCCCATGCCCGCAAGGGCGAGACGGCGCAGGCCCGCGCGGTCAACGCCCAGCGCGCGACCGTCGCCGGCCGCAGCATGGATGCGGTGCTGGCGAAGATCGTCGACATCAACGACAAGGGCGCAGCCGCGTCCGGACTGAAGGCCGAGCACGATTATGAACTGGCTTTCAGCGTCGTGCTGGGAGCCCTGGTCCTGATGGTGCTGATCGGGCTGACCGCCGCCGTCCTCATCGTCCGCGACATCGCCCGTGGCATCGGCTCCGTGCTGATGCCGATGCGCGCGCTCGCCGCCAACGACCTCGACGTCAGCGTCCCGCATCAGGGCGAAACCAGCGAAATCGGCCAGATCGCCGATACGCTCCAGGTCTTCAAGGAGGCTCTGGTGGCGAAAAAGGCGGCGGACGAAGCCGCCGCCAACGAGGCCGGCGCCAAAATGCGCCGTGCCGAAATGCTCGACACGGCCACGCGCAATTTCGAAGCCATGATCGGCGAACTGATCGGCTCGCTGTCGTCGGCCTCCACCGAAATGGAAGCGACCGCCAGCACGCTGACCGACGCTGCCGACACCACCCGGCAGCTCTCCGGCGAAGCCGCGAACACCTCGCGCGATGTCTCGGAAAGCATCCAGTCCACCGCCACGGCGACCGAGGAGATCACCTCCTCGGTGAACGAGATCGGCCGTCAGGTGATGGAATCCAGCCGGGTCGCCCATGTCGCGGTCCAGCAGGCCGAAAAGACCGACGCCAGCATCACCGAACTGTCCAATGCCGCGGCCCGCATCGGTGAC
Proteins encoded in this window:
- a CDS encoding MCP four helix bundle domain-containing protein is translated as MLSRLSIRTKLIALVSLLLIALTAMGTFAIIEMRAINASAQDIKTSWLPSIRLVGELRTQSARYRAVLRDYLTEPDEKFMADIQRNLDARAKDYDTANKAYAPLISSPEEAALYKELSATWKTFRDAADEVVAHARKGETAQARAVNAQRATVAGRSMDAVLAKIVDINDKGAAASGLKAEHDYELAFSVVLGALVLMVLIGLTAAVLIVRDIARGIGSVLMPMRALAANDLDVSVPHQGETSEIGQIADTLQVFKEALVAKKAADEAAANEAGAKMRRAEMLDTATRNFEAMIGELIGSLSSASTEMEATASTLTDAADTTRQLSGEAANTSRDVSESIQSTATATEEITSSVNEIGRQVMESSRVAHVAVQQAEKTDASITELSNAAARIGDVVKLITAIAEQTNLLALNATIEAARAGEAGRGFAVVAAEVKALASQTAKATDEITAQIAGMQAATGASVATIKEISGTIDLMSEISSAIAAAVEEQGAATQEIARNVQQAAELSARVAANITDVDRGNSETGAASAQVLTAAQSLSKESNHLQTEVHRFLSTIRAA